The genomic region TTTCGTATGATATTACACTAAACACTCGCCACTCGTATGATATTACACTAAACACTCACCACTCGTATGATATTACACTAAACACATGGCACTCGTATGATATTATACTAAACACTCACCTTTCGTATGATATTACACTAAACACTCGCCACTCGTATGATATTACACTAAACACTCGCCACTCGTATGATATTACACTAAATACTCACCACTCATATGATATTACACTAAACACTCACCACTCGTATGATATTACACTAAACACTTACCACTCGTATGATATTAAACTAAACACTCACCACTCGTATGATATTACACTAAACACTCACCACTCGTATGATATTACACTAAACACTCGCCACTCGTATGATATTACACTAAACACTCACCACTCGTATGATATTACACTAAACACTCGCCACTCGTATGATATTACACTAAACATTCACCACTCGTATGATATTACACTAAACACTCGCCACTCGTATGATATTACACTGAACACTCACCACTCGTATGATATTACACTGAACACTCACCACTCGTATGATATTACACTAAACACATGGCACTCGTATGATATTACACTTACCACTCGTATGATATTACACTTACCACTCGTATGATATTAGCCAGCTGCTCTTGTACAGTGTACTCCTTATTCTCGGACTGTTCCACGGCCTTTTGGAGGTACATGATTTTGGACTGGGCTTTCCTAAGGATGttaaaacacatacaattaaGTACAGAATTACATTGATTTGACCACTAGGTTAAAGTAAGTTTTATAATTGACATTACTGCTGACACTAGTGCTGAAAGGGACTAGGATACTATCTATGACTTTTTACAACAGGTTTTACCACTTACCGGACAGCCTTCTGCATGGCCTTCATTTCTGCCTGAATTCGTTTATTTTCTGCCGTCAGTTCCACATATCTGCCACTTTGTGCTTTCCTTTCTGCCTGTACAGCCTggcagaaataaaacaaattgttaaagaaattaaaatttaattcaaCACAAAACTTTAATGTCTATGCCCCTGCCTAATTTCTATAAACAAGCTTTGTGGTTTAAATAAATAAGGGACTAATAATACGCCTGCCATACAAAATCATTTCCAGAAATGAAAGCCAAATTGTCCTTGTTAGACTCGAAAAGAACATAATGCTGAAAACTTAGACAATATAAAGCACGTTATCGGACTGAACTGTAGACTACTGAAGAAACTTTAACTGGAAGGGTAGACGGACAGATAGACAAATGATACGTCTGTCGAAATTTGACGGGAgtataaaaatacaatattttcattCCATTGGACATTAGTTAGCAATAGCTATACATGTAATCTATTGGTGAGGCCCATGTTATGTAACCTGTCGTTTAGACTCTTTGTTACCTGTACTTTGATCTTAAGACTTTCCATTTCTTCCTTGTGAGCTTCATCTTTCTCTACTACACTCCTATAAACACAGATCATAAATATTTATCAGTCCTGTCTTAATTCATCttactcatcatcatcatcaatcatcatcatcatcatcatagccACATGATGAAATGTTTCAAAACAAACTATATTGATATCAACACTAAAGATATTAAGAACCAACATAATGTCAGGTACCTTAACAATTTTTGTCACTTGAACAAGTCAAGAACATACACTCACTTTAAAACAGTTGAAGTCATTTTGGGCCAAACAAAGAATTGTAGGTTAACTTCGGATTTATTGTAAGAAAGATGACAAAAAAGGCCTATTTCTTGCTAGTAAGATATCAACTAAATGGGAGGGCTCCTGGTTTGTCAACAGAAACTTTCAACAGAAAAGTTTTACTAATAATTCAAATAGTGCAACACAATAAGCCATGTTTTCTCTAGCAACCACCATTCATAGAGTTTTTGATTTCTAGAGTCTTCCCATAGAACACAATTACTGAGTGGGAGCTTCATTCATAGAGTTTTTGATTTCTGGAGTCTTCCCATAGAACACAATTACTGAGTGGGAGCTTCATTCATAGAGTTTTTGATTTCTGGAGTCTTCCCATAGAACACAATTACTGAGTGGGAGCACCATTCATAGAGTTTTTGATTTCTGGAGTCTTCCCATAGAACACAATTACTGAGTGGGAGCACCATTCATAGAGTTTTTGATTTCTAAAGTCTTCCCATAGAACACAATTACTGAGTGGGAGCACCATTCATAGAGTTTTTGATTTCTAGAGTCTTCCCATAGAACACAATTACTGAGTGGGAGCACCATTCATAGAGTTTTTGATTTCTAGAGTCTTCCCATAGAACACAATTACTGAGTGGGAGCACCATTCatagagtttttgattctaGAGTCTTCCCATAGAACACAATTACTGAGTGGGAGCACCATTCATAGAGTTTTTGATTTCTAGAGTCTTCCCATAGAACACAATTACTGAGTGGGAGCACCATTCATAGAGTTTTTGATTTCTAGAGTCTTCCCATAGAACACAATGACTGAGTGGGAGCACCATTCATAGAGTTTTTGATTTCTAGAGTCTTCCCATAGAACACAATTACTGAGTGGGAGCACCATTCATAGAGTTTTTGATTTCTAGAGTCTTCCCATAGAACACAATTACTGAGTGGGAGCACCATTCATAGAGTTTTTGATTTCTAGAGTCTTCCCATAGAACACAATTACTGAGTGGGAGTTATTTTACTGGTAAAATATGAGTAGCCCTAAGCAGTACTGACTTTTTGAGATCTGCTATGGTGTTGATGTAATCCTGTGCTGTGGACTTTTCTGGAGTTTCTAGCACCAATgcatcaaatttgttttttgtgtCTTTGTATTTTTTACGTAGGTCCTCCATTTCCTGATCCACTTCTGTCTTCTCTGCTTTCACTAGCACCAGTTGTTTTGATAACTTTGACACTGTAAGAAATTCATGATACTCAGATGTGgcagaaattattttaaatcaacaATGAAAAATCATCATTTAGTAGATATCCAGTGCAACATAAAGGACATGACTAAGTGTAAATAGAGTCAAAGCAAGCCAATTACAATGAAtagagaatatctaacagtgtcttcagtaataccaaatatatttcacgagtgtggctaatattttgatatttttcacgagtgcgcagcacgagtgaaaaatatcaaatattagccacacgagtgaaatatatttggttttactgaagacactgttagatattctttttattacattttttatcaacgaaaaccctaccccgtatgctaactaggactacagcgataatttgtaaacaaaaaagtagtttcccctgtccaggtgctgacatatatgtcgggctttctgattggacaattattttggtattttctaatcattaatttgattggtcaaatcagcaaaagcgatatttttcactagtgaaaaatatgatattcttcactagtgaaaaatatgatattcttcactagtgaaaaatatcacttttatagaatgaataatttttgatatttcactggtaaaaatgtaataaaacacaatatttgGTACTTTCCTGGAATCAAACAAGTCACGGTaagaacaaaataattttaaaatcaatacctGAAACATATAATGTATTCTTATGTCCTGATTAATCAATAAGGTTCTACTGTATAGGAAATTGAACACATTTAACCTTGATAAATTGCAATTAAAagactttgaccttgaaataatCTGATACAAGCTTCCTGTTGATGTTTCCTTCTAATGCTTTTGACTTCTGATTTTGTTTCTTGACTATTGTTATACGTCATTCCATTCCTATTTACAAACGACattaacacgtacatgtaccactgtGACAGTACTTACCTTCCCGAACATGAGCCTGATGCATGTCTCGCGCCTTTTGGTCTTTCACCTCAACTTGTTCTAACAAGTTCTGATTTTCTTCCAGTACAAGTTTGGCATTGTCTTTGAGTTGGTCCCTTGAGGAAAGTGAAAATGGTTGATATgagataaaatataaaatttgctTGCTTGCACTATTTAGGGGATACagataatgataaaacatgGGTGTAAACACAACTTCTTCCACAATTCACAGGTGCACTTTCATTGTTTACTGGAAGTCATCAGCCTTTACCTAGCCAAGACTAAGTCTAAGACATTATGCACTTTCATTCTAAAATATCACTTACAGCATCACTTTATGTACTGACACACAATCATGTATGATTAAAGACAGATTAACAAGCATAGAGTTTTGCTCAAGTGATACATATCTCTTAACATACCTCGcttaaaatagtaacagtgatcttGACCGTAAAAACCTGAAACTCGTCTGAGATAtaatggtcctttatcattgtgtgaagtttgatcaaaccCTCCCAGGTAATGAAACCGCTAGCTGCACTGACAAACTTTGGGATTACGTACGTATGTACGTACTTACAAGGAAGACGAAGAGGCAGTCTATAGTCCACAGAGACTGGGGACTCGTAACGCCAGCACATGTCAACAGATTACACCACTAACTTACCATTCTGTGACATCAATGGGGCCACGTTTCACTGCGTGGTCTAGTTTTTTGTGTAGTTGTTGGTTTTCTATAATGATATCCTCGGCTTGAATGCGTAATTTTTCTAGCTCTccctgtaaaaataaaacaaataatttctaATTTATTCCAAACATTCCAAACCAAGACTGTAAGAGGgtttcattaaatattaactTTTGTCATTGATGTTAGTATATTTTAACTGAGAAGACAAATTTACCTGATAGTGCTTCACGACGTCATCTTTCTCCCGGAGCCGGTCATCATAGGCGAGGAACAAGGGAGACAAGTACTGCACATTTATctgaagaaaaatatattctctagtcaattttaaacacaaaattTCATCTAGTATGACTACTGTAACTACAAGTTTATAAAACTTCAATTATTGAAATATGCCACCGTTCTAACTTGATATCTCTTGAAAATCCTGAGAGAAGCTTCATAGCATAAAGCCTGTACACACACTTTTCATTAAAACCTGAAATAAgtgaattatgaaaatataaaacttaCAAGCCAAGAAGGAACTGGGCCTTTCTCTGGAAGTCCAAGCATTTCCCCTGTCTGAAAGAGAAAGTTTATATTATAAGATTGGCTTTGAGACGATCCCTACATTATATTTTAGGTGAAAAATGCCTATTTAAATGTCTGGTTTACATTGAACAGCAATTCAAGGATAGTAAAGCAATACAGGTATGATTAATCTTACTGTTGTTTTGTCCTATTACAGGACTTATTTCTAACTTCTGATACACAGATTAATGATACCACTTGAATACTAAATATAGAAGTCATAATTCCCAACTTAGATAATGGTATACTGTGCTACAGACAGCTAGTGGAGCCGAGCAACAAGATTGATTAAGATACCTTGCTACACAACTATGTCTATTAGATCTTACGACAAAGTGACAGAATAGCACACTATAGCCTTACTCCAACAATATTAGAGGATTATACTGCAAGAAATTTAAAACAGGTACCATGCTGTGATATATAGCTCCATATtcctatacctgtatgtattattCTCTCATTCAATAGGGAGAAGGTAACTGAGTGAAAATTATTATCTATAGTTCACTCAAACTATATGACATTAAATCACACGTCCATTAATGATGATAAATTGTCCAGGTTGCTAACCTTTTCGCCTGGTTGTATCGTCCTGTACTTGGCCTGGTAGTTACTCAGCTCGACACTGAGTCTGTGTACGGAACTCTTCAGTGTGTTGTTCTCCTCCTTCATGTCCTGTAGCTGTTTCTTCAGTAACATGTGTTTAGCAGTTTCCTTGTCTGTAGTGTGACAAACCAGAAATGTAAACAACAGGCATCGAAATATTTATAGCAATAAAACttaatcaattatttatttatttatctattttaactAAAAGTAGTTTATCATAGAACCGTTTGGTCAGTAGaggttatttatattgatacgGGTTGGGAGATATACACTAAAGAGAGTACATCCTGTGACACTTGATTCCAATAGTTTTTTGTCCTATATACCCGAGACTCATacaaaaaattcaaagaaaactTAAATATGTCTCGGTCCACAGTCACGCTGTCTGTAAAGGTTTTACAGGTTTTATAACAGttatatacacaaaacatcaaaaagATTGTCAATTAAGATTATGAATAACTAACTCTGTCTGGCTTCTATATACCTTCCCTTGACAATATCACACTTATCTACATTATGTTTCGTTATGTTCCACAAGACATCTACACACACTATCAGTCCTTCCACAAACTGTCAACCTTACATAAGTCAATTCAAGGTtttcttaccacaaagttaatTTCCCATAGAGTCCCTGATACTTCTTACAAAGAATATTGGACTTACAATCTATACATAGAGCACATCCACAAAGAGTACCTCACTGTCATGCTTTGTGTTGTAGTTATCAGACTTACCTCCCTTATCCAGGGCCTCGGAAACTTTCTGTAGAGAGGTGACAGCCCCCTCCAGCTCCTCGTTTCGTGACCTCAATAAAGTGTTCTCGCCCTCCAGACTCCGCGTCAACTCATCAACACTTCTAGCAGTGTTGGAGCCAGACATTGCTGACCGATGAGACATTGAACCTATAAAGTAGATCACCAAGAGGACATGTAACAATGACTCGAGGAAAACGAGACAATGATTCCAGGATTCTGCATTCACAAGACTTAATTCTTTAACTACTTCAGAAAATCTCAAATTACTGATTAATTTTTTACTACTTCAGAAGTATTTTTTCCTTTGTTGATAAAACAGTTCAATTATAACTCACCCAACCAACATAACAGTGTGAATTAGTTAATCTAACAATTTTATTGCAAACTAAATCACCTGAAAATCATTTGTTCATactgttctttttttttctaacttCAAATCTGAAAAGTTGAAATTTTTGaacaaaatattcatacaaTAATTTGTTCTGTTTATACCCTTTCATAAGataaatcttaaaaaaaaaatttgttttctcCCTGTGCTATCAACATAactttttattaaattatatttaatgcTTTAGTCGGCTGACATCTCAGTTAAGTGTTAAGGCTCTGTACCAAACAGCTGTCCATAATGCTGAGATTGTCTAAtcatttaacaatgtttgaGATTTTGTTTAACTTTAACACATTTCATATAAGAAGGGTCGAACTATTAATAAGATTCAATTGTATAATCCAGGCGAGACCAACACTGTTCTGTACCAATAACAGTGTAAACCTTATCACTACTGTGTGTACCTTCTCTGTAGTTATCAAACAGAAGCCTTCATATCAAATCATTAAGAAATCACCCAGTCATAGTTTTAAACCAAGAAACATGATTTAACCATCTGGAGGATTTGGCAAATACTAAATATGTGTATGTGCTCTGCGAGttctatatacatacattaagtAGACAGTAATGACAGGGTCAGACTAATACATTAAAGTTAATCGGACAAGAAATCTGCTACAATATCAGGTACTTTGTAACTCAACAATTATGACATTTTTGGTAAaaacataatacatacatgatgAATACTAGATTGATATGTGATATGTAAGAGTATGATACAGATTAACACAGTGACTATTGGTCTTTACAGACATGATTAATTGTCAGTTACCCTTTACATGAGGAGTAGGTCCCATTAAGGAATCCCCCGTTTGGGCCTCCTCATTGATCAGATGTGCCCTTCGCTGGGACCCCTCTCCCCTCATAGGAGACTTGCTTTTCCTTGCAGATAGCCGCCCACTTTTAACACTGGTCTCATGAATGCTATCCTCtatagggtcaaggtcacaagacAAAGGTCAGAAAAGTTCACAACAAAAACGCAATCAATATAACAAATAATTCACAACAAATAACTCATGCACTGCCAACAGATCACATATATTTTgccaatattttataaatttttgtGAATGTCAACTGAGATAATTTTAAATGGAATTCAATAATCCTCTGATACCAATGAGGAAGGCATGGTCACAGACCTTACAGTGATAAATATTCAAACCCTAGCTGTACATCAATGTACTTACAATAATATTGATACCAATAATTACCCCTGACAAAATAGCAGTGATCTGTAACCAGCACATTTATCGTAAATAATCACTGTAATATGTAATgccatcaatttttttttatttctgagAGATGCTGATCAAATTTACCAGAATTATGTGTTAGAAATACCCGACATGATGTACACAATATTACAGAGGAATATCTACAGTATACAGCAGTATACAAGagaataaacaacaatataaccTGTACAATATCAGACAGGGAATCATACAATGTATTCTACCGAGGTAATCAATGCACCTAGCCAGGATCACTGGGGGTGAGTCTGGGGCGAAATTTAGGAATTTCCCTGATGTTTTCACTGTAAATAATTCTAATCAACTGCATCCCTCTGGCTATTATTGTAAGTATAAAATGCATTAATTATTAGGCTGAATATTTATGAGTCATAATCAGAAAAATACTAAATTAATATAACCTTTCAATTGACATGTAACTTATTTCCtttgtgtttttaatttgaatttgagataatattgattttgtttacaatCAGGAAATTAATATCCGagattgataaaaataaataattgaaacaGAAAATTTGAACAACATAACATGTAAACACCATACACCATACCAGGCATTATATCTTACATTGCTCACGTATACCATAGCATGCGTTATATCTTACATTGCTCACGTATACCATAGCATGCGTTATATCTTACATTGCTCACGTATACCATAGCATGTGTTTTATGCATCTTATTGAGCATTGTTTATTTACACCTGagaatgcattttattttgttcataGCATGCATCTAATTTATCTTTGTTAGCATGCATCTTATCTATTGCTGGCCAGAGCATGCATTGTATTTATTGTTCACAACATGCATCTTATTTATCAATGTTCGATT from Pecten maximus chromosome 11, xPecMax1.1, whole genome shotgun sequence harbors:
- the LOC117338267 gene encoding centrosomal protein of 89 kDa-like isoform X10, producing the protein MAGKRGKKKKNVRDMGTVSAGLLPSVAFMAVPTTPPPATPTGTLPGLAMTTGVLNSSLIGKMLQQHQQQQQPGIEDPLSDPESSLYDYQMMEEAGYSSVEFRGGARKRISYSDREKAPTPPLGSREHAVDEEGDRMYHILESQEAQKDIYAMPNKKKRGKGSQRSGEKSLDGQSLQQTSQQVREAMRAVRDMDSDSDEVAQETRRFRVTKVTIEHPQSVAPHRSEREPSIRGVQFCDPLESENIEEDSIHETSVKSGRLSARKSKSPMRGEGSQRRAHLINEEAQTGDSLMGPTPHVKGSMSHRSAMSGSNTARSVDELTRSLEGENTLLRSRNEELEGAVTSLQKVSEALDKGDKETAKHMLLKKQLQDMKEENNTLKSSVHRLSVELSNYQAKYRTIQPGEKTGEMLGLPEKGPVPSWLINVQYLSPLFLAYDDRLREKDDVVKHYQGELEKLRIQAEDIIIENQQLHKKLDHAVKRGPIDVTEWDQLKDNAKLVLEENQNLLEQVEVKDQKARDMHQAHVREVSKLSKQLVLVKAEKTEVDQEMEDLRKKYKDTKNKFDALVLETPEKSTAQDYINTIADLKKSVVEKDEAHKEEMESLKIKVQAVQAERKAQSGRYVELTAENKRIQAEMKAMQKAVRKAQSKIMYLQKAVEQSENKEYTVQEQLANIIRVAEKAAFERDTYAKVLVTRMIYRDTAREQENETKKAVNKLLSGNVSKGKMEEKLKLYKMKAAAKLNTVAGRLKEQDVNFNNQKKEYEREINHLRLLVSEKEKMINNIAEDKQGVEEELEVMWRSANTENERMKEVLRHSMKKLRKHEGLSEAIDSSEKKELLYVSTDEDD
- the LOC117338267 gene encoding centrosomal protein of 89 kDa-like isoform X8, with the protein product MAGKRGKKKKNVRDMMADSQGTVSAGLLPSVAFMAVPTTPPPATPTGTLPGLAMTTGVLNSSLIGKMLQQHQQQQQPGIEDPLSDPESSLYDYQMMEEAGYSSVEFRGGARKRISYSDREKAPTPPLGSREHAVDEEGDRMYHILESQEAQKDIYAMPNKKKRGKGSQRSGEKSLDGQSLQQTSQQVREAMRAVRDMDSDSDEVAQETRRFRVTKVTIEHPQSVAPHRSEREPSIRGVQFCDPLESENIEEDSIHETSVKSGRLSARKSKSPMRGEGSQRRAHLINEEAQTGDSLMGPTPHVKGSMSHRSAMSGSNTARSVDELTRSLEGENTLLRSRNEELEGAVTSLQKVSEALDKGDKETAKHMLLKKQLQDMKEENNTLKSSVHRLSVELSNYQAKYRTIQPGEKTGEMLGLPEKGPVPSWLINVQYLSPLFLAYDDRLREKDDVVKHYQGELEKLRIQAEDIIIENQQLHKKLDHAVKRGPIDVTEWDQLKDNAKLVLEENQNLLEQVEVKDQKARDMHQAHVREVSKLSKQLVLVKAEKTEVDQEMEDLRKKYKDTKNKFDALVLETPEKSTAQDYINTIADLKKSVVEKDEAHKEEMESLKIKVQAVQAERKAQSGRYVELTAENKRIQAEMKAMQKAVRKAQSKIMYLQKAVEQSENKEYTVQEQLANIIRVAEKAAFERDTYAKVLVTRMIYRDTAREQENETKKAVNKLLSGNVSKGKMEEKLKLYKMKAAAKLNTVAGRLKEQDVNFNNQKKEYEREINHLRLLVSEKEKMINNIAEDKQGVEEELEVMWRSANTENERMKEVLRHSMKKLRKHEGLSEAIDSSEKKELLYVSTDEDD
- the LOC117338267 gene encoding centrosomal protein of 89 kDa-like isoform X4, with product MAGKRGKKKKNVRDMERQESQTGLGITFEKKGTVSAGLLPSVAFMAVPTTPPPATPTGTLPGLAMTTGVLNSSLIGKMLQQHQQQQQPGIEDPLSDPESSLYDYQMMEEAGYSSVEFRGGARKRISYSDREKAPTPPLGSREHAVDEEGDRMYHILESQEAQKDIYAMPNKKKRGKGSQRSGEKSLDGQSLQQTSQQVREAMRAVRDMDSDSDEVAQETVTKVTIEHPQSVAPHRSEREPSIRGVQFCDPLESENIEEDSIHETSVKSGRLSARKSKSPMRGEGSQRRAHLINEEAQTGDSLMGPTPHVKGSMSHRSAMSGSNTARSVDELTRSLEGENTLLRSRNEELEGAVTSLQKVSEALDKGDKETAKHMLLKKQLQDMKEENNTLKSSVHRLSVELSNYQAKYRTIQPGEKTGEMLGLPEKGPVPSWLINVQYLSPLFLAYDDRLREKDDVVKHYQGELEKLRIQAEDIIIENQQLHKKLDHAVKRGPIDVTEWDQLKDNAKLVLEENQNLLEQVEVKDQKARDMHQAHVREVSKLSKQLVLVKAEKTEVDQEMEDLRKKYKDTKNKFDALVLETPEKSTAQDYINTIADLKKSVVEKDEAHKEEMESLKIKVQAVQAERKAQSGRYVELTAENKRIQAEMKAMQKAVRKAQSKIMYLQKAVEQSENKEYTVQEQLANIIRVAEKAAFERDTYAKVLVTRMIYRDTAREQENETKKAVNKLLSGNVSKGKMEEKLKLYKMKAAAKLNTVAGRLKEQDVNFNNQKKEYEREINHLRLLVSEKEKMINNIAEDKQGVEEELEVMWRSANTENERMKEVLRHSMKKLRKHEGLSEAIDSSEKKELLYVSTDEDD
- the LOC117338267 gene encoding centrosomal protein of 89 kDa-like isoform X11 translates to MAGKRGKKKKNVRDMERQESQTGLGITFEKKGTVSAGLLPSVAFMAVPTTPPPATPTGTLPGLAMTTGVLNSSLIGKMLQQHQQQQQPGIEDPLSDPESSLYDYQMMEEAGYSSVEFRGGARKRISYSDREKAPTPPLGSREHAVDEEGDRMYHILESQEAQKDIYAMPNKKKRGKGSQRSGEKSLDGQSLQQTSQQVREAMRAVRDMDSDSDEVAQETVTKVTIEHPQSVAPHRSEREPSIREDSIHETSVKSGRLSARKSKSPMRGEGSQRRAHLINEEAQTGDSLMGPTPHVKGSMSHRSAMSGSNTARSVDELTRSLEGENTLLRSRNEELEGAVTSLQKVSEALDKGDKETAKHMLLKKQLQDMKEENNTLKSSVHRLSVELSNYQAKYRTIQPGEKTGEMLGLPEKGPVPSWLINVQYLSPLFLAYDDRLREKDDVVKHYQGELEKLRIQAEDIIIENQQLHKKLDHAVKRGPIDVTEWDQLKDNAKLVLEENQNLLEQVEVKDQKARDMHQAHVREVSKLSKQLVLVKAEKTEVDQEMEDLRKKYKDTKNKFDALVLETPEKSTAQDYINTIADLKKSVVEKDEAHKEEMESLKIKVQAVQAERKAQSGRYVELTAENKRIQAEMKAMQKAVRKAQSKIMYLQKAVEQSENKEYTVQEQLANIIRVAEKAAFERDTYAKVLVTRMIYRDTAREQENETKKAVNKLLSGNVSKGKMEEKLKLYKMKAAAKLNTVAGRLKEQDVNFNNQKKEYEREINHLRLLVSEKEKMINNIAEDKQGVEEELEVMWRSANTENERMKEVLRHSMKKLRKHEGLSEAIDSSEKKELLYVSTDEDD
- the LOC117338267 gene encoding centrosomal protein of 89 kDa-like isoform X9; translated protein: MAGKRGKKKKNVRDMERQESQTGLGITFEKKGTVSAGLLPSVAFMAVPTTPPPATPTGTLPGLAMTTGVLNSSLIGKMLQQHQQQQQPGIEDPLSDPESSLYDYQMMEEAGYSSVEFRGGARKRISYSDREKAPTPPLGSREHAVDEEGDRMYHILESQEAQKDIYAMPNKKKRGKGSQRSGEKSLDGQSLQQTSQQVREAMRAVRDMDSDSDEVAQETRRFRVTKVTIEHPQSVAPHRSEREPSIREDSIHETSVKSGRLSARKSKSPMRGEGSQRRAHLINEEAQTGDSLMGPTPHVKGSMSHRSAMSGSNTARSVDELTRSLEGENTLLRSRNEELEGAVTSLQKVSEALDKGDKETAKHMLLKKQLQDMKEENNTLKSSVHRLSVELSNYQAKYRTIQPGEKTGEMLGLPEKGPVPSWLINVQYLSPLFLAYDDRLREKDDVVKHYQGELEKLRIQAEDIIIENQQLHKKLDHAVKRGPIDVTEWDQLKDNAKLVLEENQNLLEQVEVKDQKARDMHQAHVREVSKLSKQLVLVKAEKTEVDQEMEDLRKKYKDTKNKFDALVLETPEKSTAQDYINTIADLKKSVVEKDEAHKEEMESLKIKVQAVQAERKAQSGRYVELTAENKRIQAEMKAMQKAVRKAQSKIMYLQKAVEQSENKEYTVQEQLANIIRVAEKAAFERDTYAKVLVTRMIYRDTAREQENETKKAVNKLLSGNVSKGKMEEKLKLYKMKAAAKLNTVAGRLKEQDVNFNNQKKEYEREINHLRLLVSEKEKMINNIAEDKQGVEEELEVMWRSANTENERMKEVLRHSMKKLRKHEGLSEAIDSSEKKELLYVSTDEDD
- the LOC117338267 gene encoding centrosomal protein of 89 kDa-like isoform X3, which produces MAGKRGKKKKNVRDMVGCFSTQHSNKTIKGTVSAGLLPSVAFMAVPTTPPPATPTGTLPGLAMTTGVLNSSLIGKMLQQHQQQQQPGIEDPLSDPESSLYDYQMMEEAGYSSVEFRGGARKRISYSDREKAPTPPLGSREHAVDEEGDRMYHILESQEAQKDIYAMPNKKKRGKGSQRSGEKSLDGQSLQQTSQQVREAMRAVRDMDSDSDEVAQETRRFRVTKVTIEHPQSVAPHRSEREPSIRGVQFCDPLESENIEEDSIHETSVKSGRLSARKSKSPMRGEGSQRRAHLINEEAQTGDSLMGPTPHVKGSMSHRSAMSGSNTARSVDELTRSLEGENTLLRSRNEELEGAVTSLQKVSEALDKGDKETAKHMLLKKQLQDMKEENNTLKSSVHRLSVELSNYQAKYRTIQPGEKTGEMLGLPEKGPVPSWLINVQYLSPLFLAYDDRLREKDDVVKHYQGELEKLRIQAEDIIIENQQLHKKLDHAVKRGPIDVTEWDQLKDNAKLVLEENQNLLEQVEVKDQKARDMHQAHVREVSKLSKQLVLVKAEKTEVDQEMEDLRKKYKDTKNKFDALVLETPEKSTAQDYINTIADLKKSVVEKDEAHKEEMESLKIKVQAVQAERKAQSGRYVELTAENKRIQAEMKAMQKAVRKAQSKIMYLQKAVEQSENKEYTVQEQLANIIRVAEKAAFERDTYAKVLVTRMIYRDTAREQENETKKAVNKLLSGNVSKGKMEEKLKLYKMKAAAKLNTVAGRLKEQDVNFNNQKKEYEREINHLRLLVSEKEKMINNIAEDKQGVEEELEVMWRSANTENERMKEVLRHSMKKLRKHEGLSEAIDSSEKKELLYVSTDEDD
- the LOC117338267 gene encoding centrosomal protein of 89 kDa-like isoform X5, yielding MAGKRGKKKKNVRDMERQESQTGLGITFEKKGTVSAGLLPSVAFMAVPTTPPPATPTGTLPGLAMTTGVLNSSLIGKMLQQHQQQQQPGIEDPLSDPESSLYDYQMMEEAGYSSVEFRGGARKRISYSDREKAPTPPLGSREHAVDEEGDRMYHILESQEAQKDIYAMPNKKKRGKGSQRSGEKSLDGQSLQQTSQQVREAMRAVRDMDSDSDEVAQETRRFRVTKVTIEHPQSVAPHRSEREPSIRGVQFCDPLESENIEEDSIHETSVKSGRLSARKSKSPMRGEGSQRRAHLINEEAQTGDSLMGPTPHVKGSMSHRSAMSGSNTARSVDELTRSLEGENTLLRSRNEELEGAVTSLQKVSEALDKGDKETAKHMLLKKQLQDMKEENNTLKSSVHRLSVELSNYQAKYRTIQPGEKTGEMLGLPEKGPVPSWLINVQYLSPLFLAYDDRLREKDDVVKHYQGELEKLRIQAEDIIIENQQLHKKLDHAVKRGPIDVTEWDQLKDNAKLVLEENQNLLEQVEVKDQKARDMHQAHVREVSKLSKQLVLVKAEKTEVDQEMEDLRKKYKDTKNKFDALVLETPEKSTAQDYINTIADLKKSVVEKDEAHKEEMESLKIKVQAVQAERKAQSGRYVELTAENKRIQAEMKAMQKAVRKAQSKIMYLQKAVEQSENKEYTVQEQLANIIRVAEKAAFERDTYAKVAREQENETKKAVNKLLSGNVSKGKMEEKLKLYKMKAAAKLNTVAGRLKEQDVNFNNQKKEYEREINHLRLLVSEKEKMINNIAEDKQGVEEELEVMWRSANTENERMKEVLRHSMKKLRKHEGLSEAIDSSEKKELLYVSTDEDD